The Polypterus senegalus isolate Bchr_013 chromosome 1, ASM1683550v1, whole genome shotgun sequence genome includes a window with the following:
- the LOC120517157 gene encoding CD276 antigen homolog: MSHFYREFSLLLLLLAHAQADYCLTAIVGETVQIPCSLNTEVSLKTEDISLEWRTSEDLIVHSFVKGQDYWTNQAPQFKGRTQLFRSELSRGNLSLRLSSVSLTDDGHYACCYYHRTWENFSSQLSQKCLQIAGRYSVPVVQGPASPVFKDHEVSFTCKSTGGFPEPKVQWSVNKELLQNSRRVSTTLSRDSRGLYSVTSVLTVNVTGDVSVTCTVENNRLREKRTSAEIQYLIKAEKESNRVSGGTKVILVLVAVLVVLLGLLIVVLKKRKREHPRTPVTRTKNKDQESEAPLQQTPNFGNPEAKEF; the protein is encoded by the exons ATGTCGCACTTTTATAGAGAATTCTCTCTTCTTCTGTTATTACTGGCTCATGCCCAGG CTGACTACTGTCTTACTGCCATCGTTGGAGAGACGGTGCAGATCCCCTGCTCTCTGAACACTGAAGTGTCTTTAAAGACGGAGGACATTTCTCTTGAATGGAGAACATCTGAAGATCTCATTGTTCATTCATTTGTCAAAGGACAGGATTATTGGACAAATCAGGCCCCCCAGTTTAAAGGCAGAACGCAGCTCTTTAGGTCTGAGCTTTCACGTGGCAATCTGTCCCTGAGGCTGTCCAGTGTGTCCCTAACTGACGATGGGCACTATGCCTGCTGCTACTACCACCGTACTTGGGAGAACTTCTCCAGCCAGTTGTCTCAGAAGTGCCTTCAAATTGCAG GTCGTTACTCTGTCCCAGTTGTCCAAGGACCAGCATCACCAGTGTTTAAAGACCATGAGGTCAGTTTCACCTGCAAGTCTACTGGGGGATTCCCTGAGCCAAAGGTCCAGTGGTCTGTGAATAAGGAGCTGCTGCAGAACTCAAGACGAGTGAGCACAACACTGAGCCGCGACAGCAGAGGTCTGTACAGTGTCACCAGCGTCCTGACTGTGAATGTGACAGGAGACGTGTCTGTGACCTGCACCGTCGAGAATAACAGACTGAGGGAGAAGAGGACATCAGCTGAAATTCAGT ATCTGATTAAAGCTGAGAAAGAGTCAAACAGAGTGAGTGGAGGCACCAAGGTGATACTGGTGTTAGTGGCAGTGCTGGTTGTGCTATTGGGGCTGCTGATTGTGGTGttaaagaagaggaagagagaacATCCTAGAACACCAG TAACAAGAACAAAGAACAAAGACCAGGAATCTGAAGCTCCACTACAGCAAACACCAAACTTTGGAAACCCTGAAGCCAAAGAGTTCTGA